The segment aagtggaagtggaagtggaagtggaagtggaagggGAATTGGAAGTGAAagaggaggtggaggtggaggtggaggtggaggtggaggtggaggtgaAGGTGGAGGTGGAAGTGGAACTGGAAGTGGAACTGGAAGTGGAactggaagtggaagtggaagtggaagtggaagtggaagtggaagtggaagtggaagaggaagtggaagtggaagtggaagtggaagtgaaagaggaggtggaggtggaaGTGGAACTGGAAGTGGAACTGGAAGTGGAACTGGAAGTGGAACTGGAAGTAGAAGTGGAagaggaagtggaagtggaaatggaagtggaagtggaagtgaaaGTGAAagaggaggtggaggtggaggtggaggtggagatggaagtggaagtggaagaggaagtggaagtggaagtggaagtggaagtggaagtggaagaggaagtggaagtggaagtggaagtggaagtggacaTGTACTTTAATATTTCCTCCTCGCTTCAGCTACAACACACGTCTCTAATATTCTACACTTTTCTTATTCAAATGTTTCACACCATTCGCAACACTAGGTACCTcccttttaaacatttttcacgaCCACATAACCCCCCTCCCCGAAAAAAAACACCTTAAAATCAGAATATCACTGCCCCCTTCTTACATTTCATCGAATCAGTATACGATTATCGCCGTGTCACGGTTGAAAGTTCGCCCACTGGCCAGCTGGGATTTGCATGAAATAAGGGGTGAATAACAAAGTTCGCGGAAACCACTGTCCCATGTAAATCGGTGTAAATTTTCGTCTGCGACAGAATAAACGTGGCGTGTAGCTGGTCTAGGGTGAAAGGGGCGAGATAACAGTGGCGGAGCGTAAAAGTTGGAACAGGGTCACTGGTATACGTCGACTTTCCCATTTTCTTTGCTGACCAGCAGGAGAAGATCACCCCTGACCCGAGAGAACAGTGGCGTTTCAGTATCTTCGCCGGGCCACCCCCCGCGCCCCACAGATAAATGGGTGTACCGCGCCCCTTGCCATTATTAACTTGTAAGTGAATTACCGTTCGATCGAAAGGCGATCACTCCGCCACGCATTTCAGGGGATTCATCGGGCGAAACGACCTTTGAGGTTGCAATTCATGGAGCCCATCCCCATCGTCCGCGTCTGCCCCCTCCGTCATAATCGAGCAAATGTACTTTTATGGCTGGCGTCTTGACCTAGCCGAGGTTCACATTTCCGCGATCCTCCGCTTCCTGTGCTTGTGGCGCTGGTCGTAGTTATTTCGAGGGGTCGAGAAGCTTATGGTTTCGTGGAGATTAAAGCTGTTATGagcaaaaaaagttgaaatgtATTGAAGGGAGTAGGGTTAACGCGAGATAAAGTGGAGtagatgaaaataaaatatttcgaacTTTCTCTGAAGTCACTCTGAAGTGATCACCCTGAACTCTCTTAAAAAGCATGTCAAGGAATACTGAAACGCTAAGTTAGTatgggaaaaaaataatttggaatTAAAGTTGATTTCTTGTGCTCGCCCTGAGATATTCATATTTTGTGAAACGCCAGCTGACGGCGGGGATGAAAACGTGACGCTCAGTTTCCCAGTGCCAACTCCGTCAGAAGACATTTCGCGTACGCCCTCTGCGCCACTCGGTCCGCCGTTCCTTCAATTGAAATTATTATGATCCAAACGAACTCCTATTCTATTGTAGGGTTGCGATTATATCCTTTTGTACGGGTTGTAGGGCACTCCAGGTCTGAGCGGCAGCGAACGACGCGGTGATGACGCATTGTAAGGCTTTTAAAGGGCGATACAGGGAGCACCGGGAAACAACCGTGTAATGGATAGGTATATATGGCTCGAGGAGGGGAAAAACGctggaacggaggaagaaaaaattACATTCGGCTCGGCTCGAGTATTCCGCGGGAATAAAAATTCACGCCAAGCTCCGCTCTCCCGGGCGAGCCCGGCTAGAACGCCGCACGTCCACGGGAATATCCGCGTTTTCCGCCTCGTGTCGCACGCGAGGGGCAAGTAACAACTAATTCCAGCAGTTCCGTGCCCCCGGAATCGCCCAATCTCCAAGTGAAAGTAATCTTCGGGGGTAGTTAAAGCGAGCCCTAAAAGTGAATTGCCCAGTCGTAGGTGAAGAAAAAGTTCCTTTCCAATGGTTAAGAGGAGACTAAGAGGGAATAGGTGTCGAGCTGCGTGATGTTTGATTGATTGGAGGAGGAATGATTTTGGCGTTGGGTGAAGTGGATTTTTTTGTTATTCGTAGCGGTATAGGTGTTGGAATAAGTTTATAGTGAAGTGGAAGGAATTGAAGTATGTTAAATCGAGAAGAACTGAACTTAGTCGAAGTAGGATATATCTTGACGAACCGAATCGTATCGAACTAGGTTGAATtaagatgaatcgaatcgaagTAGACGGGATCAAGACAAATTGAATGGCACTAGACAAAAGCAAGAAATAGTGAAACAATATCGAATCGAAGTAGAGGAAATCAAGACGAACCGGTTTGAATCGAAGTACATAGTCTAAGTTAAAGCGAATAGAAGAGTTCTGGGCTAGGTTTCTGACTAACcagcattgttttttttttatcgatgaTTTGCAGATCCATACCAAATGTTCGGAGCGACGAGCAGTCGGCTCGCGAGCTCCGGTTCCGGTCAGATCCAGCTCTGGCAATTCTTGCTCGAGCTACTGTCAGACTCGAGTAACGCCGCGTGCATTACGTGGGAAGGAACCAACGGCGAATTCAAGTTGACTGACCCTGACGAGGTGGCGAGACGCTGGGGCGAAAGGAAGTCCAAACCCAACATGAATTATGACAAATTGTCGAGGGCATTGAGGTGAGTGATGCGCTGTGCACTTTCAATCTTTCATCGAGTATTTGAACACGAATATAAAGACGAAGGCACGTATGCCAcccgattttcaattttttttctatttgatGTATAAGAGGCATTGATGATTCCCAAGAAGGTACTATAATTTCTGAATAAGTTGGGACACATATTAAATGATAGCAGTATTATGACAGCATGAACAAATATTCCCTTTATTCTCAATTATTCCGGACACTGTTACCTAAAACTAGTAAAGACCAACTCCATTCCACACTCAGTCCACTTTGTACTACTATTCCCTATCGTGTAGAGGAAAATCGAGCGGACGAGCGTAACAGCCATCCAAAAACAGAGCGAAAGAGAGACAAAAAGGGGGAAAGGAGAAAAATCCATCAAACGCCAACATTTAATGGGTAAACGTTCGCGTCGAAGAtccagggagagagagaaagtaaaTTCGTTCGGGGGCGGAGGCCAGGGGGAGGGAAATTTCAATCACCGACAGTCAGACCGACGGCAGACGCGGCTATTATTTTTCGATCAGATCGACTGATTATATTACGCGACTGCTTGCTCGTTCGCCCCCTACACCTCCGCCGCCTTTCTCACTCCACTCTCCTCGCAACTTTACCCAGCTCTCCTTTCCTCTGAGCTACTCTGCTCTGTTCTACTATCCTTTCCTTTGCTCCCTTCTGATCTACTCTACTCTCCTTTCCCTTGCTCTATTTTGCTCTATTCTACTCTGCTATCATCTCTAATCTGCGATCTTCTACTCTGCTTTTCTCTGCCAATCTTCTGCTCTACTCTACTCTCCTTTCCTTTGCTCTCTTTTGCACTATTCTACTCTGCTATCATCTCCAATCTGCGTTCTTCTACTCTGTTTTTCTCTGCCAATCTTCTGCTCTACTCTACTCTCCTTTCCTTTGCTCTCTATTGCTCTATTCTACTCTGCTATCATCTCTAATCTGCGTTCTTCTACTCTGTTTTTCTCTATCAATCTTCTGCTCTACTGTACTCTCCTTTGCTCTATTCTACTCTGCTATCATCTCTAATCTGCGTTCTTCTACTCTGTTTTTCTCTGTCAATCTTCTCCTCTCCTATCTTCTCTGCTTTGGTCTGCTCTGCTCTGCTCTGCTCTGCTCTGCTCTGCTGTGCTCTGCTCTGCTGTGCTCTACTCTgctctactctactctactctactctactctactctactctagtctactctactctactttactctactctactctactctactctactctactctactctactctactctactctactctactctactctactctactctactctactctactctactctactctactctactctacaCTACTCTACTCTCTTCTACTCTAGTCTAATCTAATTTAATCTCCTCTCCTCTACTCGCTACGACTCCACTTTATTCTACTCAACTCTACACTACCCCCTCCCCACTGCAACCGCCGCGAAAAAGTTTCGAGCCCGCACGGCCGTAACTCGGCGAAAAGCCGCGTTTCCGTCGCCGCGGAAGCGGCGTCGTTATCGGCCCCGGCAAatagaatttattaaataagaCTCGGGCGAACCAACCCCGAGAATTTTTACAACCCGCCCCCACCAGACCTCCGGCACGCCATTTCGCGCCGGTGCCTTCGTAAATCGCGAGTTTATGGCGGGACGCGGTCTGGCTCGATCATATCTCACCACGCGCGAAACCGCGAAagggaaaaaaataaaggaatcgcGCACGGGGGTTGGATGTGCATACTTCGCCCGACCGCGAATAAAAGTGTACGTTTATCTCTGGAATCTCTGAGACAGGGTGGTTGCTTGATTTCGTTCCGATGGGACTTTATAAACTTCGGATATTTTACGGGGTACTGTGAGTAGCTGCTGGATCCAGTCTTTCTTGGCGCACTGATGGTATTTTCGCTGTAAAATGCGAGAGACTAGATGACAAAAAATGCATTTTACGTTCAGCCTCTACGATGAACATTTCATAACACCGCAGTATATCTACCAGTCCATTctgttctaaaatttaaaacccTAGGGTGTATAAGAATGTGACCAAATAAGTACAGCCTTACAAAACACACCTAACAACACACTCACTATCTTATATCTTCAAGAACATCATTTTGCACACCATGGTAACGCTTTAAACATtctaaaatgttaaaaaatgccCCTTTAAGTCAATCCACCCAGCCATCGTATCTAACTGTGGTGGATTTTCGGCCTCTGTCGAGAAGGACCCTCAGGGCCCTATCttccaaaaaaaatataattttatccaaacactatattttgttCTGCTACCTATAATATTCACACCACACGCAcagtttatttgtaattcttttatgaatacagggtgtcccagagcgtttgccacctgggcctctttccttaaatccgccaccgcGTCGTGCCCATCTGTAAACTTCTGTACAAAGCGTAGAAGCCCGACTTGCTCGGTTTGTTCCCAAATTAAACATTCAGAGACCGCCAGTCGATACCTCCCATGCTATTCGCAAATACGGGGAACGCTTCGAGACCCGTGCACGGCATTCAAATCTCTCTGCGTGAAAGCACGCCGTCGCGAATTCGTGCCGCGGCATGAAACATTATCCCCAAAAAGTCTCGAGCCTCCAGGCAAAGGGACAAGCAGACCCTCTGCACCGAGCAGGTCTCCTCTGGTTGCAGGTACTACTACGACAAGAACATCATGACGAAGGTGCACGGGAAGAGGTACGCGTACAAATTCGACTTCCAGGGGTTGGCGGCAGCGACGCAGCCGGCGGCGGCCGACCCGGCCGCATACAAGTACCAGAGCGAGCTGTTCATGTCGGGGTACGGGCACGCGAAGCTGAACCTGATGCCCCCGCCGGCGGCCTCCGTCTCGGTCTCCGTTCCCGGGGGCCTGTTCCAATCGGCGTCCAGCTACTGGTCCACCAGCCCGGGCGCGAACCTATACGCGGGCCACCACACGGCCTCCGGCCACGTGCCGCCTCATCTGGGCACCTATCCACACTACGCATGACCCACCGCCGAGCACTGGGGCGCCCTGGGCACGCCACGCTGAACGACTTTCTACCCGTGAGAATTAAGAGACCGTCTACGCGGTGAACGCGCGCCGTCGGCCGCCTCGCGGGCTTCCAAGTTGGTCGCGCTCGCTGCTATCTGCTCACAGTGATGATGTACAGTCAGCTCCTTCGATTCTGCCCACGCCACTGCGCTTTGGGCTCCACTTCACGTGATTTGCTCTTtttgggaacatttctacgatctTTCGCGAACATGGTTTAGAGTTTTGGGCATCGCCGCGGCAGAGGTTCTCCTTCAGAGCACTTCTGTTTCGTGTGGAAATATCACTGTGGCTGAACCCCCATTATTTTTAGTATAGTGTGCTTGTCATAATTATACAAATTATTACGGTCTGCTGCGTTTGGGCTGATACAGCTTAAGTAACGCCAAGGGTAAAtgtaaagtaatttttattgCAACGAACTTGAAGAAGATTATGATTTTGTCACTAATTAAATTTCTGTGCAAGCACTGTATACAACCCATGCATCGGTGATCTCGTTTGGGTTCAGCTACGCTAATATTTCCTTaagggggaagccactgtgacggtcgaaaataaaggctattttcaaggcattcttttataatgaaatgtaacttttttacgaaaaatctttattactaATTGAAAATacgtatatttaactaatattgtATGCTTCtagattgaaaaaattttggGTAGTATGGCGACTACATACGATAACGTTAggctctgcaaaaaaaaattagaaaacagtcGGTCGTGCAACTTTCCAACGTTTGCtcggaattgaaaaattcgaacgttttcttaaagtatattacaatagcttcagtGAAGCGTAcagatttaaagaaatattaatttttgaagaaatggcgAACTTTGAAAGAAAAGGTATCAAAAATCAATATGTTCTTTCAATGTtacagttaaatgaattattcgatcCGAACACTGGTACGCTTCAttgaacataattttattacgaatattccctgaaaatttcaagtgaatccgataaaaattgaccgagttattaatccgccggtttgaaaaatgtcgtttcgagataatcgcgattaaagttttgaaagaagttattttctgcaactcAAAGACCGCAGTTGTATACGGTCTCGTCGTGGCCAGTGATTCTCTACCtagttttaaacaatatataaGCTCATAATCCCTGTTATTAGATACATTTGGATTCGTGGACATAAACTTTTCGAGCGATTGTCACCAAGTTTTACCTATGCGTGCACTCGATTATGAGTGGTGCTACCTACACAAAACCTTCCGTAGCTCCCAGAATATTTCGAGATCCGCTTTGAAATTGTGCAGGAATATTTTTGAGAcccgaaatattatgaaaacgCGCGAAAAGAAAAATCGGGAAAAGAAATTTTCACTATGGCTTGCCCCCTTAAGAAATACCGTAGAAATGTTTGCGAGAAAAAGGGCAATCTTGTGACGTGGACCACTGTAAAAGGCACGCGGACACAATCGAATGAGCTGACTGTACACTCTGCTCGTTCGATTCTGACTCCTCTAACACACGCATGGCGGCCAATAACGCACTTCACACGGCAGATATTCGTCTCGGAAATATTTCTACAGTATTTCTTGAATATGGTTTCGAACAGAGATTCTCAACCTGTGGGTCACAAGCCCccagtgggtcgcgaagtgatTTCTGGAAGGGTCACCATAGTTTTTGgggttttttctttttaatattattaagttagaattatattctgaaatagctatttttaatgtgttttctttacctcgttaaatttaccttaccttatagggaggagggggggttgcaagttatttgaatatcataaaaagggatcgcgactcaaaaagagttgggaaacactggtttAGAGGAAAGCTGTAAGCTATATTCATGAAGTGTTGTAGAAGAGTTCTCGAAACAAGCGCCGACCATGTGAAGTGAGCTACTGGCAGCCATGCATCTGTGTTGGAGCGAGCAGAATCGAGTGAGCTCAATGTACTGGGTGTCCAATAACCAATAGTACAGGAGGAGAACGATGATTGTACGTGAAaagataagtcgaaaatatagggTAAATTTTTTTGGTAACTGCTTTTTGAGAAGATTGAGCTTGGAGTTTGATTGGGTACGCGTGCATTGAAGACTACTTGGTGGTGTGTAAGGAGAACACTGATCGCCTAGGTGTATAGCTGGACTTTAAACtggattttctaaaaaatgaagcgagttacgaaaaaaatttattctatgattttgatgaatttctccGAGTAGAATCGTGGTTCTTCTATTTGTAGCATTGGTAATGGAATGCCTTGTACGCATTGTCGATGGTAGAAACAATCGACGTAAAAGGGCGACCGTCATTTCAAGAAGTCTCGTTCACGGCCGACGGTACGCTCGAATTATTGTAAGAACATTGTAAATACAATATAATGGATTACGTAAGTACAGGGTGCGTTCACAAGACGATTCTCGTCCGACGTTTTATTCAGACCAACTACCCGcggtaaacaaaaaaataatgtaggtaactcaaaaatggggCATCCCTTTACAATCATTTGCGATACGaacttaattatttaattattccctTATTCAGTTACTCTAACAGCTATACAAACCCAAAGGGTGATATTAATTCAGATATTGAAACGAGACTTTAAAAAGTCAAACGTCACAAGCCGCTGCGTACAGAAAAATTTGAGAGAATCGACTGTTGCAACTAATATTATCGAAACGAAAAATTTAGTCATTCTCTATTCGTGTGAGTGAAAACgaagttgtaacttttacccACCCAACGGGCCCCTTAGGTCAGGGGTCGGCAACTCGGGACTTAAGAGGAGCCAAAAAGTCGTAAaatacacattttttatttagaagagccatagaaatttaataacacAAAAATACCTCTTTGGTAACCAAATATGCAACAATCATGCGATACGCCAAAGCCATTGTGATTACAAATTTACAGTAGGTATATTAATTCAAATTAGGTGGCGGAgactttgcaaatttttccaTTCCTTCAAGTATCAAAAGAGCCATATTTAAATACCCAAAGAGACATATATTGCCGAGCCCTGCCTTAGGTGTACCTCAAGGGTCTAATTATTTCCAGGACAACTACAGTCTCGAGATCCATTCAACCCTCCCCCACTCGATACGAGATATTTCATCCCCAAACCCCCGAAAAACGTAAGAACCTATTTCCCCTGTGCAGCATCCTCAGACCACAATTCATAGCTCTAAGATAAACCGTATGTCGAGAATCCTCCTGTCCAGAAGAACGTCGCCCTGTACAAGGAACAACAAACCGGCGTACTTCCGTAGAGAGACGTCGGCACTTCCGACTGGATGGAATCGAACATGCACATTTAAAGGCGAGGGGACAGTTTTATATCGTTTGCTAAATAATCatcgaattgaaaaaaaaaagtaaaggaaCGAGATGAAATTGGGGGTACTCCGGTCTCAGAGTGGAGACGCACTAAGACGTCGCGACGCCGCTTACCGATCACAAAGCGCTCAAGAATGTGTACATGTTCGATTCGGGCCATGGGCAATGCGTGTATTATAAActcttttaacttatttgttACATAACGAAGTACAGATAGAGGAACCGCATCTCACCGTTCGCAAGCACCGTCACGAGGTTGGCGAACGTTCGGGAGAGCCGGACGACCGAGGCTTCCTTTTCGGGGAAAGCGTTCGCAGGCTGGTGAACGGCTTGGACGATATGGTTTCGCGGCGAGCGGTCGTGAGACTGTATCGGAAACGGCACGGCAGTGGCTGTGTCTTAGCCGCGAGTGGCCAACGAAAATTTCGAGTCTGATCAGTTTAACCAGTGATCGTCTAATTGCACCGAAAGAGGCTCGCTAGGTGTTTAGTTTCGTTGACCTGGGAGTAGTGGAAATTTCTCTCGCGCAACGTGTCTCAATTGGCGAAGTAGCTCGTCCGGTATTCCACGCTGTATCCTTCGATTCTTTCACACCTGAGTCAAGCCTAtaagtagaagaagaagaagaagaagtagaagagGGTGTAAGAGGGTTGAAGGAGCCTTCGTCTCCTCTTTTCACCAGTACAAAATGGAAACAAAGATGAAGACAGTAAGGACACAAGCAATAAGAAGTACCTGGGTCCTAGATCTATAATCGCCCGGAAAATAGCAATCCCAGGTCGACTAAAAATATTTACAGGTATACTGGGCAATAGTGAGGTTCCCAGGTCCAAGTAGAAGGTGGAAGAATGAACGCAATCCATCCCACAGTGCAAACTACGTGTTGGCAGTGATCGGAGGTTTGGCAAGCGACCTAGTAGCAAACTAACGAGTGATTATCATGTGTCTGGCAATGAAAGACCTCTCGCGAACTCCTTCCTCAACCACCCCCTCCGCCGACTCCTAAATACCTACCTCGCTACAGCTCGGTGTACCAGCCAAGCGCGCGCTCGTGCCGCAAGCATTCGAGATGGAAAAGTACAACGTCGAGTCATATCAGAAGCCAAGCGCGAGACTTCGAAGAGCAGCGCCCAGCGTCGTTTCCCACAGCGATCGGCCGAGAGATGCGGTCGCTCTATCTACGTACGAAACGCGGGGTGGATCGGCGGCCATTTTGCGGGCGACGCGCAGGGAGAGAGCGCGGCCGACGGCGAGCCACCCCGCCGCGAAAGGTGTACCTCTGTCGAAGAAGCGTAACTCCTTTAAGTCGTATACTGTATCATACCATTCGTAAGACCTAAGCATCCCTAGAATTACTCTAAACGACTAGCGTAACCGTGACCCCGTCGGGCGCTCCGCGGGACCGGCGACGATCGTTCGCGAGAAGGTAGGGAGGGAGCGAAGAACGATCCGCATTCGTCCGAGTCCTGAGCCACAATATCCCCAGAGCCGACTCCGCGGAGCGTCGACGGGCTCTAATGTAGATAGGGTGTTTTCATGTGTAGCGACCTAGGCGTGTAGAGGACATAGTCTTAGCGCGTGAGTGCGTGTCACGTGTGGGAGGAAGATCGAGAGGGAGCGAAAGAGGACGGAAGAATGATCATAGCGCGAATGTGGCGTGTCTGGTTGAGATTTTCAAGCTTCGGAAGGgggatgacgatgacgacgatgacgctGATGAGAATGAGGGACGAGAGGGCGAACGACAGGGATGTCTGACACTAGCATAGACCGCGTTAGGCTAGGTAGATAAGCGACCCCTTCGCGCTGCGGGAGAGGGATGGAGAGAACAGCGAATTTTAGTCGGAGGTCGGAGGTTCGAGGCCGGAGACCATCAGCGAAAGAAGCGGGAGGAGGAAGGGCGCAGGAGGTGGCGCGGACGAAGAGGAGACACAGCGGAACTCGTGGGTGGGTGGGTGAAGGGGGCGCTGTTGTTGTTCTTGTTGTCGTGCGCTTGTATTAAAGTCGCCATGTTCTAATTAAACGTGCCGGCGGGGTTGTATCAGTCGTCGGCAAAATCAATGCGCCTCTCTGTGTCTCTTTGGCATCTGTGCGCGTACCTGCACGCGTGCACGTGTGCAGGGAAGCGGTAAC is part of the Andrena cerasifolii isolate SP2316 chromosome 1, iyAndCera1_principal, whole genome shotgun sequence genome and harbors:
- the Ets65a gene encoding DNA-binding protein D-ETS-3 isoform X1 encodes the protein MIGVFGLQLAFHRGNRRSDSSRGSLVMYDSASCSYAGALELKGASGAGAAAAAAGVTAAGVKQENWPYRGLTCGSTFQRLKESVDKAKQALADRGGYLSGAFSPPPRANPSAISPTASITDASSSYKGGWSHATSPAPGQDHLRWRMFGYGSSLSKSALDTHTHLRQPDPYQMFGATSSRLASSGSGQIQLWQFLLELLSDSSNAACITWEGTNGEFKLTDPDEVARRWGERKSKPNMNYDKLSRALRYYYDKNIMTKVHGKRYAYKFDFQGLAAATQPAAADPAAYKYQSELFMSGYGHAKLNLMPPPAASVSVSVPGGLFQSASSYWSTSPGANLYAGHHTASGHVPPHLGTYPHYA
- the Ets65a gene encoding DNA-binding protein D-ETS-3 isoform X3; its protein translation is MYDSASCSYAGALELKGASGAGAAAAAAGVTAAGVKQENWPYRGLTCGSTFQRLKESVDKAKQALADRGGYLSGAFSPPPRANPSAISPTASITDASSSYKGGWSHATSPAPGQDHLRWRMFGYGSSLSKSALDTHTHLRQPDPYQMFGATSSRLASSGSGQIQLWQFLLELLSDSSNAACITWEGTNGEFKLTDPDEVARRWGERKSKPNMNYDKLSRALRYYYDKNIMTKVHGKRYAYKFDFQGLAAATQPAAADPAAYKYQSELFMSGYGHAKLNLMPPPAASVSVSVPGGLFQSASSYWSTSPGANLYAGHHTASGHVPPHLGTYPHYA
- the Ets65a gene encoding DNA-binding protein D-ETS-3 isoform X2 encodes the protein MIGVFGLQLAFHRGNRRSDSSRGSLVMYDSASCSYAGALELKGASGAGAAAAAAGVTAAGVKQENWPYRGLTCGSTFQRLKESVDKAKQALADRGGYLSGAFSPPPRANPSAISPTASITDASSSYKGGWSHATSPAPGQGYGSSLSKSALDTHTHLRQPDPYQMFGATSSRLASSGSGQIQLWQFLLELLSDSSNAACITWEGTNGEFKLTDPDEVARRWGERKSKPNMNYDKLSRALRYYYDKNIMTKVHGKRYAYKFDFQGLAAATQPAAADPAAYKYQSELFMSGYGHAKLNLMPPPAASVSVSVPGGLFQSASSYWSTSPGANLYAGHHTASGHVPPHLGTYPHYA